ATCAGTGGACGATCATTGGAGTGCGCCATCACGTACTCCCTATTGAAGACTCAGTAGTACTGATAAGGAACAGACTAGTCTCCACTTGTATTTTTGTTCTTCGAGGGTCCAGTTTTTGTCTCACCCTATTACACCCTACAGGCCTACAGCACGGGGAAGAGCAATCGAGCAATTCATTTGCACGGATGAAGTGTTTATGTTCCCTATTAATTGAACTATTGAGATTATGCTCAGACCAGAGAATGAGCGTCTGATGATACTCCTAGCTAACTGATGACAAGGAATTTCTTTCTGAACTTGCTCCATCTGAATTTCACTTGCACATAGCTAGCGTGATTTTTACCATGATAACAAGGGTAGAGTGGTTTGCTCCGTTGCTCGCCTGCTTAATCACCATCACGTACGTTCTGCAGCCCACGCGCACACAACAAAGATATGGGGATAGGAACAAACAGGGCACTCGTTGCAGCCCCGCATTATTCATTAGGCATGCACTTATACATGACCAAGAGTATGCCAACCGCAGTCGATGGCATAATCCTCAAatacatatactccctccgtccaacaaaaaatgtctcaattttgatcaaatttaaatgcatctgtacactaagtcatgtctagatacattcaaattttaacaaacttgagacatcttttgttggacggaggaagtatatgaAAAGTACTGCTGTGCTGGTATAATACTTGAGCAATATTGATACATGATAAATTCCTTACAAACAGACATAGTAGCAAACAAAGAACCCGAGTGCTAGCAATCGATCTCAGTCACTATCCATTTTTTCTTGTCCAGGACGCCCAGGTAACAGCCACTTGCACATAAACCCAGTCATACAAGCTGTCACACAGCGTGAACCAATTGACTCTCCATTTCCTCTTGAACAAGAAGGTGCAGAAGATTGACCAGAGACCCATTACATATCCACAACCTATGGATAGGAAAAATGAAACATCTCTTGAATCATCATGGTGTTCTCGAGGAGCTGGAATTGTCTTGGCCTGTGAACACTTCCGTAAGAGAGAAGGACCGCAGAGGCCCGGGTTGCCGATATAAATATATGCTGGGTCCTCGAGTGTTTGCAATTGATTTCCGGAAGGTACCTCTCCTGTCAGTCTGTTGTAGGACAGGTTCAAGCGACTCAATGATGTGAGAGCTGATAAGCTCGAGGGGATTTCACCAGACAACTCATTGTGTGATAGGTCGAGTGACTCCACTTGCACCAAGGCACCGATTTTCTCAGGAATTTTTCCACTGAAAGCATTCCATGATAAGTTAAGGCTCTTCAGTGCCACAAGAGTGAAAATTTCTTCGGGAATCTCTCCAATAAGATTATTACAGGATAAGTCAAGATTCACCATATATACGACTTCTCATGTGTATAATCTCTCTTGGCCCTTTGTGACTACAGTAAAATTATCAGTGTAGCCGACCAGTCTATTCCCGGCGACATATATGCCATACTCGAGTCCATGTGGAATTGAACCATCAGCGTAGCTCATTCTTTGGTACTGAACAATAGATTTTGGTATGCTCCCCATTAAATTGTTGCAGGCAATGTCCAAATACTGAAGATTAACTAGCTTTGTGAGCTCTTCTGGAATGTGACCATAAAACATATTTGATCGGAGTCGTAAGAATGCCAAAGATGGCAATGTGTCCCCAATCCATGGTGGCGAAGTCCCAAGAAAATGGTTATTTGAAAGATCAAGAAACACAAGTTGCTGACAATTTTGAAGAAATAAAGGAAATTCACCCGAGAGGTTGTTGTTTCTTAAGCTTAGAGCAAGAATACTCAGACTCGTGTTTGTTATGGACTCATTGCCAAGGCAATCTGGAACTAGTCCCATTAGATTATTTCCTGATATATCTAACAGAGTTAGTGATTGCAATTTGCACAAAGAAGATGGTATGGTGCCAGAGATGGAGTTCTCAAACAGAACAAGTGTTTCAAGTCCTGGCGCTCCAAAATCTAATGGCAGAGGCCCGACTAAATTGTTCCTACTGAGATCTAGGTTGGTCAGATTGATGGGAAGCTTAGGTATCGGACCACCGAGCTGGTTAGAACTGAAATCCATTACTTTTCCTCTCATAAATTCCATTGTCGATGGAAGGAATCCTGCAATTTGATTATTTTGGATATTGAGATACAATACtgaggaagctgcttcccAAAACCCATCCGGTACCCTGTCATATATGCTTGTGTTTGATATATCAAGATTTTATACATGTTTTTGATATATAAGCCACATTGGAAAGTTAGGTCCTAGCTGGCAGGACCTGAGTTCAATCGTTCTTAGACTGAAAGGAGGAATCCAAGTTGGACTAACTGTGATGGCTATGGAGTTGTCTGACAATGACAATTCCTGTAACATATCTAGACGTGATAAATGACCTTCATGTATGACCCCATCCAGGTTGTTGGAGCTTATGTCTAATGTAGTTAGCTTTGTGAGCTCTCCTATCCACAACGGCATGGGACCTGTGAGCTGGTTAAAGCCAAGGTACAGCCTTGTCAGGTTGCTCAAGGGTTCAAGCTCAGTTGGCAGGTTTCCTGTAAGATTGCTGAAGGGTAGATATAGTGCCCGTAATttattccatgaacacctagGTAAAACGTTGGAAGAATTCTTTTATGCTCCCATTGATGTTGTTTCCGTCCAAAAGTTCTTCCAAGTTACATAGATTCTTCATGTTTGATGGTACCATACCTACAAGAGCATTATTAGATAAATCAAGCTCTACTATGGAGGTCATATTACCTATCTCCTCCGGAAACTGACCATAGAAACCACTCCGTGAGACATCTAGATATTTAAGGCTAGTTAAGTCCCAAAACCAGTTCGGTGTGCTATGTTTATGGAAGTCATTTGCAGAAAGGTCAAGTGTTTCAATGGATGTCAGATTTGAAACCTGGAAAGAATCAGGACTACCACTAAGCTGGCAGAAGGGAAGACAGAACTTTGAGAGATGGAAGCATGCTCACCACTGGAAGCCAGTGAACAATTGTACTGAGATTCACAAAGGTCATATCCAGGTGCTCCAGGGAAGTTAACCGTGACAACCAGGTGATATCCCTGGAGTACGTgtcaacaaaactaaaagtgGAATCAAGACTGAAGTACGAAGGTTGGAGAGATTACCAAGATGTGGTGGTATCCTTCCAAAAAAGCCCGACAGAGATAGGTCCATATATCTCAAGTTGTCGAGAGAACCTAAGAACTCCGGTATTTGCAACTCGTTGAACCTGTTGCAGCTAAGGTCGAGATACCGTAGATTTTGTAAACCAAGCAACGCGGAGCTTATGTTGCCTCCTAGCGCACGCATACTCACAGAACTATGGTGGCAATCTGGGCCTTGGAGTTCGAGCCTAACGACATGGCCGGTGTTGTTGCTGCAATGAACGCGCTTCCATCGGCAGCAGTCACTGCCCTTCCATGATGAAAGGAGGTTTGCAGGGTCTGATAGGCCTGCCCTGAAGGCGAGAAGGGCAGATCTCTCACTGGCATTACAGCTGGTGTTGCTATCGTTTGTCTCTGTGGTGCTCTTGGATTGAGTGAACAAGAGCATGGTTATGGCTATTTGGATGCAGAGGAATTGAAGCGTGCCCATTGGTGCTTCTGCCATGGATCTATGCTCGTCTTGGTATAGGAGTACCCCCATAGTATGCATATTTCAAAAactatatcattggattcatatttcaaaaacctttccaacgatataaaatttgtaacatataatctacatgCAATTGGTctaatcattggtcaaagttcgacctcgaAAAACGTGGGCGCCATTGTTTGTGAAAAGAAGGGAGTATATACTTACATGTTATCCAACTGATGGAACCATGACTTTGAATTTTCTGCGATATTTAATTGCCGTGATGTGTTTACAGTGACATTACAGGCGAAATTTCTTCTGATCAATTGTTATTTATATACAGGTGCATGACTAACATGCAGACTTCACCGATTTAATTGAGAAAGTTGATGGCGTTTATTCTAGACCGTATCATGTCATGGTTATCAagcttcctttctttttcctcttttttggACGAAATAACCGCAACGGGTTACGAAGAAGTTGGGCAGATCTTGACTCTGGGAGTTGCTAAATTACAGAAAGAAGACACTAGAGCTTGGCAGTCCATGCCATTTAAGTATTTAACACTaaatctcttctttcttctaaGACCTAGCAGGGGGTCCATGCTGTTGGACAAAAAAATGGGGTAGCACACCAAGAATGACTTCGACGCTTGAAATTTATAGCGCGTGGAACATCTACTATTGGCAAAAAAATGCTAAGCTGTTTGATTTAGTGACAGAGCGGGCAAAGTAGTTGCGTACCTCGCCCAAATCGCCTTGCAGTCGCTCACGGTGCGCCGGCTGCTCGTCGCCCCTCCATATGCTTCCTCCAAAGAGAGAGACACGAATGGACGCCGCCCCCGCCTTGTTGCTTCGCTCGCCTCCATCGACTCCTCCACCCACCGCTCGCCGGGGCAGCCATGTCCCCTGAGATGCGGTTCGGCGGGATGGTGGTACCCTATGTGATGCGGCGGCAAAGGCCCAAGAGGCCCAGTGACCAAAACCAAACATGGATGCTCCtcatgttctaaaaaaaaaaatggatgctCCTCACCTTCGGACCTTCCCGTACCGCCCACGGCTTTAACTTCTCCAATCCCTCCATCTTAACTTATCACTTGGGAATTAGAAAGAGAGATAGTATGGTCCAGGTTTACACCAATTCAAATGTCATTTTATCCAACTTGTTTTTGTAACAAGTATTGTATCCGAGCTTGATGAATTTGGGtattgtttggttggtgaGCAATGTGGAATTAAATGTAACGGTTCTATTCTTGCATAAATGGAATGGAATTGAACGAATATACTATTCTATATTTTAGAAATCAAACAACTAAAACTTTATCCTACTTCTTTAAGAAATTGGGTGGTTAGGCATAAAATCAAATAGTTTCATTCTAGTTTCTCTATTTTATGAACCAAACACAAGAATCATCTCAATTTTGAAAAGCATTTCATTGCATTCTACTTCATTAcctcaaccaaacactactGATTACTATAAATAGCATAGCTTCCCATGATCGAACGCAAAGGCCAATGACACAAATCAAACTCCTTAGTTagttcaaaacaaaacaaaacgtTTAAAACAATTAATGGTGTGATTGGCGGTAGAAGAAGATTAAAAAGGGAAGAGAATTCAACTATTCAAGTATCTCTAAAAGTAAACTCCACTTTCTACATCATGTTGTTGATTGTCAATTTTGTgccatttaaaaaaaatgacggTGTTTCTCTCATTTCACTAATTTGTACGACATCAACAAGATGGGCGTGTTAGGATATGTTGAGGGTGACTCAATGTCAAATTGTAAGACTATTTTCGTTAGACATTTTCTCTCTCGGCCAGATCGGATTCTCTTAAACCCGGCCCACTTGTCTGTTCATCCCTCTACTCTCACAAGCTCAACAGAATTCATCTCCACTATTGTTGTCTCGCTCACACACATCCAGCTTCGAAGTTGCTCTCCTCACTTTATCATGGCGGCATCGCGGACTCACTCTTGTGCACCGCGGTTGTGAGGAATAGATCCGGTCGATCTTGTGAGAGCACAAGAATGGGCTAGCTCGGGTCCAGCTAAGGGAGAAACCGCCTAGCGAAAATACGCCTCCAATTTGGCATCCAGTGTCACTTGCCACACCATCTCAGCAGTTAGGCCCATCATGTTAAAATTGTGgaaatcttctatatctaagtagaagcAACCCACTACTAGATTTctctaaacatgcaagcatgacACATCATcatataattaatttgttcacaacTATTTAGtagaaaaatcatattttgcacatgcataCATGTTACTTCCATCAAGCTATCCCCACTAAGCAAAAAAATGTACagttttattatatttttcaattttgaatactctttgtgttaactaaaaatttcagcaacaacgtgcggggcatcatctagttagTTAAACGGGGTAAACACTGTCACAATTTTACAGTCATGCAATAAAATGTggcacaaaaaaataaaatgaagatAAAATGTTGTTACAAATTAACAAGCAAGTGGTAAGGTCTGGAAttcactctctttttttagaaaacacgGTGGCGCTATTTTAATTAAGAGATAAATGCATGATTGATCTATTAACTTGTCAGACATGTATACTTTAGTCTACCTACTCATGTATGGTAGCAAATGGTTTACAACTTGGCATTTTAGTGCATTACGGTTCAAATCGAGTCCGCCTCGTACCCGAGAAGCTGAGTTGGCATGCTGACTTGGCTTTTCTTTCTGCGAGAAGCACCGGCCTAACCTTTTTAGTAATGGTGTTTCTTTTTCAAAGTGCCATACTCATCACTTCCCCTTGTGGTGGCAAATTTCGATGATGTTATGTGATAGATTTTTGACTCCTCGATGTTCCAGCTCACGCCTGATATAAGCCCCCTTCTAGACAGTTGCACTTGTGCAGAAACCGGTTTAAGCTTAACTACCCACAGGAGCGAGCGGCGAGGTTGTGGACAAGGAGGAGAAGTAGGTAGTCTGTCTTAAGGGGACACAGAAGAGTAGGTCCCGAGCTACACGATGCTCTTTATCTGGAATAGGCCGAGGAACCTAATACGTTTACATTGAAACTGATGAAATACGTAACTGAACTGGAATCAAATTTCTTTGACTGTACCGTACAAAAAACGAAGactttttttccaaaaacgtTCAGAATTAATGTAAAATATTCTGTGAAGCACAGTTGGAGATATGAAAAATGTTCATACTGTTTTGAAAGAAGCCGTGGAAGCACGATTAAGCGCTTAGATCTACGCAGAACAGTTTTCAGTTCCCACGTTGAAGACAGGACAAAAACACTACGGCCTACCTCCGGGCAGGATCATGTTCCAGTACAGCGACCGGCTCAAAATCTGAGCTCACAGAGGGGACCCTTTTCACGACGATTGCCATTGCACCAAACTAAAACATAAAAACCTGTTTGTGCAGCTGTGCTGCTCACCGGTGTACGTACGCACGCCgggaaaagaggaaaagaCGGGGAAACTCTGGTGGCGCAACAGTAACGCAATGATGGCGAGACGGCGATCGAGATGCGACGGATCGTGGATCGGCGTGAATCAGATGAGACACGGCGCCTTTCACTACGTCCGTTATTTACACGGCCGCGATGTGACCAGACCAGGTGATGAGTGGAGAAGCggacgacgcggcggcgcagcggggGAGAGGAGCTTGGGCAAAGGCCTGGCCTGCAGCCGTAGCTGGAAAGCTGGGCGCAGCGGCTTACAGTGCGGAACTGTTGTGCGCCGTGCCCGTTTCTGGGGCAGCTCTTCAGGCAGAGCGTCGCTTTTCTGCGCACCGTTGTCGTCCACCGTGTTGTACACTGTTGCTGCCAGCCTGACGAAAGTAAAGCCTTTTTCATGCCTGATTGTTTTTGGCGGGAAGCAAATATTTGAATGTTTTCTTGTAAGAATTCCGCTTTCTTCCAGTGGAGCATAAACATACATTCATTCCGAATTGAATAttcctgcttcttcttttttttgcagtttCTTACGTTGTTGCTTTCATGTGTTCAAGTCAAAGTTTCCGTAAGTAACCAACATACAGCATCAcaaccctaaaaaaaaacataaagcATAGCTACTCCAGACTCCAGGTTTCAATCTATTCTGCATAGGTGCAGATATTACCAACTGCCGAAACATAGAAGTGCAGATTTTACTAGACTAAAATATACTGCAAGAATGCAAGATCCTTGAACGTAAGGGCCCTCAATTATGATTCGAAATGCACAGGTCCATGCAACATACTGCTACTATTTGTTGGTCCATGGGGATTATACAAGAAGACACTTCAGCAGTCTTTTTTTGGCAGATCCCTTCAATAGTCGTATCGATCACCACACCACTCACACTGCTAGTACATATCTCGGTCCAAGATTTTCGAGCTGCCTGCCATATGCATAAACATAACAGCTCAGGGCCCTCCTCATGTCAGTGTGAGGCAACTATTCATGCCATGTGACTTTGCTGAACACTAACCGACTATCTGTAGCACAAAACAACACAACGCCATGATTGATAGAAACAGCGTGGCAATAGCCCCCCAAGTTCAGTGCAGAGATCACATCGAGATCTGTATATTGCATGGGAACATCAGGCGGCGATTCTCATTTTGGTAATCGAGATTTTGCAATACTTACAGAACTTCTGATATTTATATTACCTTGCATTGCAGATTAATTTGCAGGTACAATGGGGTTACTGAGATTTACCCGCAGCTTTGTCATTTCAGATCACATTTCCCAGATTGATGCACAAAATAAGAGCTAACTCAGAGCTCAATATACTTGTAAACCTATTGGCATTTCTACTATACACCAGCATAAGGTAGAAGCAAAGGCTCTACGATTGCTAGAAAATAGAGGGGTAGGCTAGGAGAGGGCAAGGAATAATACATAATTGAATTGCCAAACTTCACTGGTCTTTTCGTAAGAGCA
The Brachypodium distachyon strain Bd21 chromosome 2, Brachypodium_distachyon_v3.0, whole genome shotgun sequence genome window above contains:
- the LOC104582801 gene encoding receptor-like protein EIX2; the encoded protein is MEASEATRRGRRPFVSLSLEEAYGGATSSRRTVSDCKAIWASGKIPEKIGALVQVESLDLSHNELSGEIPSSLSALTSLSRLNLSYNRLTGEVPSGNQLQTLEDPAYIYIGNPGLCGPSLLRKCSQAKTIPAPREHHDDSRDVSFFLSIGCGYVMGLWSIFCTFLFKRKWRVNWFTLCDSLYDWVYVQVAVTWASWTRKNG